Proteins encoded within one genomic window of Fragaria vesca subsp. vesca linkage group LG1, FraVesHawaii_1.0, whole genome shotgun sequence:
- the LOC101303735 gene encoding uncharacterized protein LOC101303735 — protein sequence MSGSTTPTGGYMRQRHSQGYASSGDDLEDDACSMMHSSSGSSPRVWSKREIAENVIWLVSAAGIMYLGDSKSNLIFLLWHDDRIRRLPLYIGMVGVVLNIIIFCYTSISAWSVGRFDEKWELASISALPYVTLLGAISFCLFCFALWPIWGFLTLPLLFTLFMAGMVIFPYIIIGIFRKQHDALRTDNASSDFSDKLY from the exons ATGTCGGGTAGCACAACACCAACTGGTGGATATATGAGGCAGAGGCATAGCCAGGGCTATGCGTCGAGTGGTGATGATCTTGAGGATGATGCGTGCTCTATGATGCATAGCTCGTCAGGTTCGAGTCCTAGGGTTTGGTCAAAGAGAGAGATTGCGGAGAATGTGATTTGGCTTGTCTCGGCAGCAGGCATTATGTACTTGGGTGATTCAAAGTCCAACTTGATATTTCTCTTGTGGCATGATGACCGAATAAGAAG ATTGCCGTTGTACATTGGGATGGTGGGCGTGGTTTTGAATATAATCATCTTCTGTTACACAAGTATATCAGCATGGAGTGTTGGGCGATTTGATGAAAAATGGGAGTTAGCAAGTATATCTGCTCTGCCATATGTGACTCTACTTGGTGCCATTTCCTTTTGCCT GTTCTGCTTTGCTCTGTGGCCAATATGGGGATTCTTAACCCTTCCTCTTTTG TTCACGCTGTTTATGGCAGGCATGGTTATATTTCCATACATCATAATTGGGATATTTAGGAAACAACATGATGCGCTGCGTACAGATAATGCCTCCTCAGATTTTAGTGATAAACTATACTGA
- the LOC101304028 gene encoding metallothiol transferase FosB-like isoform 1, whose translation MKERTGNPLQLKSLNHISLVCRSLEKSLDFYQNVLGFFPVRRPDSLDFNGAWLFNYGIGIHLLQAEDPETLPKISHINPKDNHISFQNDINLQCESMIRVENKLKEMGIEYVTSSVEEGGINVDQLFFHDPDGTMIEICNCDNLPVIPLVGDQTLRSCTRVKCNVQQQQQEAIAQMKPQQQTMTCMRSNAIHMKEDYLPCA comes from the exons ATGAAAGAAAGAACGGGAAATCCTCTGCAATTGAAGTCCTTGAATCACATCTCACTTGTTTGCAGGTCGCTCGAGAAATCCCTCGATTTCTACCAGAATGTTCTTGGCTTCTTTCCCGTTAGGAGGCCTGACTCCCTAGACTTCAATGGTGCATG GTTATTCAACTATGGCATTGGCATTCATCTTCTCCAAGCTGAAGACCCTGAGACGCTGCCCAAGATCAGCCACATTAACCCCAAAGATAACCACATTTCTTTCCAG AATGACATAAATCTGCAGTGTGAGAGCATGATCAGAGTGGAGAACAAGTTGAAGGAGATGGGGATCGAATACGTGACGAGCAGCGTAGAGGAAGGAGGAATCAACGTTGATCAGCTGTTCTTCCACGACCCGGATGGCACCATGATCGAGATCTGTAACTGTGACAACCTCCCAGTGATACCCCTAGTCGGAGATCAAACTCTCAGGTCTTGCACACGTGTGAAATGCAATGTGCAGCAGCAGCAGCAAGAAGCAATAGCACAGATGAAGCCTCAACAGCAAACCATGACCTGCATGCGTTCTAATGCTATACACATGAAGGAAGATTATCTTCCTTGTGCTTGA
- the LOC101303445 gene encoding F-box/kelch-repeat protein At1g55270-like translates to MDRRRMIQPPLVDSTACLCRVDAGLKTVAGAKKYVPGAKLCLQPDIKASIHPTRSKPARGESSRNQSPLLPGLPDDLAIACLIRVPRVEHRKLRLVCKKWYRLLAGNFFYSLRKSIGIAEEWIYLIKRDRDGKISWHAFDPVYQLWQSLPPVPKEYSEALGFGCAVLGGCHLYLFGGKDPLKGSMRRVIFYSARTNKWHRAPDMLRRRHFFGSCVINNCLYVAGGENEGVHRSLRSAEVYDPNKNRWSFISDMSTAMVPFIGVVYEGKWFLKGLGSHRQVLSEVYQPENDSWDSVYDGMVAGWRNPSASLKGHLYALECKDGCKLRVYDEATDSWSKHIDSKIHLGNSRALEAASLVPLNGKLCIIRNNMSISLVDVSKSNDAGGASAEHLWETLAGKGQFRTMVTNLWSSLAGRNRLKSHIVHCQVLQA, encoded by the exons ATGGACAGAAGAAGAATGATACAGCCTCCATTG GTGGATAGCACAGCATGTTTATGCAGAGTTGATGCTGGTCTTAAAACTGTTGCTGGAGCAAAAAAGTATGTCCCTGGGGCAAAGCTTTGTCTTCAACCAGACATTAAAGCATCCATTCATCCAACTAGAAGTAAGCCTGCACGTGGTGAGAGTAGCCGCAATCAATCCCCTCTTCTTCCTGGACTCCCCGATGATCTTGCAATTGCTTGCCTAATTCGGGTTCCAAGAGTGGAGCATCGCAAGCTTCGCCTAGTTTGCAAAAAATGGTACCGTCTTTTGGCTGGCAACTTCTTTTACTCTCTCCGTAAGAGCATTGGCATTGCTGAAGAATGGATATACTTGATTAAAAGAGATCGAGATGGGAAAATATCTTGGCATGCCTTTGACCCCGTATACCAGCTTTGGCAGTCCCTTCCTCCTGTCCCTAAGGAATATTCTGAAGCCCTTGGATTTGGTTGTGCTGTACTCGGTGGGTGTCACCTCTATCTGTTTGGAGGAAAAGACCCTCTAAAGGGATCAATGAGACGAGTCATTTTTTACAGTGCCAGGACCAATAAATGGCATCGTGCCCCAGATATGCTTCGCAGACGACATTTTTTTGGCTCATGTGTTATAAATAACTGCCTCTATGTTGCTGGTGGAGAGAATGAGGGGGTGCATAGGTCCTTGAGATCAGCAGAAGTCTATGATCCCAACAAGAATAGATGGTCCTTCATTTCAGATATGAGCACTGCAATGGTGCCTTTCATTGGGGTTGTTTACGAAGGGAAATGGTTCTTGAAGGGGCTAGGGTCTCATCGACAAGTCCTTAGTGAGGTCTATCAACCGGAAAATGACAGCTGGGACTCTGTGTATGACGGAATGGTTGCAGGCTGGAGGAACCCAAGTGCTTCTTTGAAGGGGCATCTCTATGCTTTGGAGTGCAAGGATGGCTGCAAACTCAGAGTCTATGATGAAGCAACTGATTCTTGGAGCAAGCATATTGACAGTAAGATACATTTGGGTAACTCTAGGGCCTTGGAGGCAGCTTCCTTGGTTCCCCTTAACGGTAAACTTTGCATCATCCGAAATAATATGAGTATTTCACTCGTTGATGTTTCGAAATCAAATGATGCTGGTGGAGCAAGTGCTGAACATCTGTGGGAAACTCTAGCAGGCAAAGGGCAGTTCAGGACTATGGTCACAAATCTGTGGTCAAGCCTTGCCGGCAGAAACCGCCTGAAAAGTCACATAGTTCACTGCCAGGTTCTTCAAGCTTAG
- the LOC101303152 gene encoding probable ethanolamine kinase A-like: MGAVNNIWNAKEVAEAPDNSAIQIRFSSQSVDPSLPLPQITPLVTKLCKDLFKEWSDLDDSRFSVETVSGGITNLLLKATVKEDDGNEVSVTVRLYGPNTDYVINRERELQAIKYLSAAGFGASLLAVFGNGMVQSFINARTLVPLDMRDPKLAADIAKELRRFHQVEIPGSKEPQLWTDIFKFYEKASALEFDDNEKQKIYETISFSEVHNELVEVKELTSHFNAPVVFCHNDLLSGNIMVNDEEEKLYFIDFEYGSYNYRGFDIGNHFNEYAGYECDYSLYPTKEEQYHFFRHYLGPEKPQAVSDKDLEALYIEANTYMLASHLYWALWGLIQAKFSPIEFDYLSYFFLRYNEYKKQKEKCLLLARSFLSRSNAG; encoded by the exons ATGGGAGCGGTGAACAACATCTGGAACGCCAAAGAAGTAGCTGAAGCTCCGGATAACTCTGCCATCCAAATCCGCTTTTCTTCTCAATCCGTCGACCCTTCCCTCCCTCTCCCCCAAATCACGCCGCTCGTTAC GAAGCTGTGCAAGGATCTGTTCAAGGAATGGTCGGATTTGGACGATTCTCGCTTCTCCGTCGAGACGGTTTCCGGCGGCATCACGAATCTCT TACTGAAGGCTACTGTGAAGGAGGATGATGGAAATGAGGTTTCGGTGACGGTGAGGCTGTATGGACCTAACACTGATTATGTGATCAATCGCGAGCGCGAATTGCAG GCAATCAAGTACCTCTCGGCTGCGGGGTTTGGTGCGAGTTTGCTTGCAGTTTTTGGAAATGGAATGGTGCAGTCGTTTATAAATGCACGTACACTCGTCCCATTAG ACATGAGAGATCCAAAGCTGGCTGCTGATATTGCCAAGGAACTACGTCGGTTCCATCAGGTGGAAATTCCTGGTTCTAAGGAACCTCAGCTGTGGACCGACATTTTCAAGTTCTACGAGAAAG CCTCTGCTCTTGAATTTGATGACAACGAGAAGCAGAAGATCTACGAAACCATTTCATTTAGTGAAGTTCACAATGAACTCGTTGAGGTCAAG GAATTGACTAGCCATTTTAATGCTCCCGTGGTTTTTTGTCACAATGACTTGCTTTCTGGAAATATAATGGTGAATGACGAAGAAG AGAAACTCTACTTCATTGATTTTGAGTATGGATCATACAATTACAGAGGCTTTGACATCGGTAATCACTTCAATGAATATGCAGGCTATGAATGTGACTACAGCTT ATACCCAACCAAGGAAGAACAATACCATTTCTTCAGGCATTATTTGGGACCTGAAAAACCACAAGCG GTATCGGACAAAGATCTTGAAGCTCTATATATTGAGGCAAATACATATATGTTAGCTTCACACTTGTACTGGGCTTTATGGGGATTAATCCAG GCAAAGTTTTCCCCAATCGAGTTCGATTATCTCAGTTATTTCTTCCTGCGATACAACGAATACAAAAAGCAGAAGGAAAAGTGCTTATTGTTGGCAAGATCATTCCTCTCACGATCTAATGCAGGGTAA
- the LOC101304028 gene encoding metallothiol transferase FosB-like isoform 2, which translates to MKERTGNPLQLKSLNHISLVCRSLEKSLDFYQNVLGFFPVRRPDSLDFNGAWLFNYGIGIHLLQAEDPETLPKISHINPKDNHISFQCESMIRVENKLKEMGIEYVTSSVEEGGINVDQLFFHDPDGTMIEICNCDNLPVIPLVGDQTLRSCTRVKCNVQQQQQEAIAQMKPQQQTMTCMRSNAIHMKEDYLPCA; encoded by the exons ATGAAAGAAAGAACGGGAAATCCTCTGCAATTGAAGTCCTTGAATCACATCTCACTTGTTTGCAGGTCGCTCGAGAAATCCCTCGATTTCTACCAGAATGTTCTTGGCTTCTTTCCCGTTAGGAGGCCTGACTCCCTAGACTTCAATGGTGCATG GTTATTCAACTATGGCATTGGCATTCATCTTCTCCAAGCTGAAGACCCTGAGACGCTGCCCAAGATCAGCCACATTAACCCCAAAGATAACCACATTTCTTTCCAG TGTGAGAGCATGATCAGAGTGGAGAACAAGTTGAAGGAGATGGGGATCGAATACGTGACGAGCAGCGTAGAGGAAGGAGGAATCAACGTTGATCAGCTGTTCTTCCACGACCCGGATGGCACCATGATCGAGATCTGTAACTGTGACAACCTCCCAGTGATACCCCTAGTCGGAGATCAAACTCTCAGGTCTTGCACACGTGTGAAATGCAATGTGCAGCAGCAGCAGCAAGAAGCAATAGCACAGATGAAGCCTCAACAGCAAACCATGACCTGCATGCGTTCTAATGCTATACACATGAAGGAAGATTATCTTCCTTGTGCTTGA